From one Brevundimonas sp. PAMC22021 genomic stretch:
- the plsY gene encoding glycerol-3-phosphate 1-O-acyltransferase PlsY, translating to MQDLAGPAIGTLALVAAAGYLLGSIPFGVVITRAAGAGDVRQIGSGNIGATNVLRTGRKDLALATLLLDAGKGAVALLLARHLLNSEAAGAIAGGAAFLGHLFPVWLGFKGGKGVATFFGLLIAACWPLGLMAGAVWIATAYVFRVSSLGALVAAVAAPLIALIPWPAAGLPASQPVLVLAIFTAVLIWIRHHENIGRLLKGTEPRIGGKKA from the coding sequence GTGCAGGATCTGGCGGGACCGGCGATCGGAACCTTGGCCCTGGTTGCGGCTGCGGGCTATCTGCTCGGCTCCATCCCCTTTGGCGTGGTGATTACCCGCGCGGCGGGCGCCGGCGACGTGCGCCAGATCGGCTCGGGCAACATCGGCGCGACCAATGTGCTGCGGACCGGGCGCAAGGACCTGGCGCTGGCTACGCTCCTGTTGGACGCGGGCAAGGGCGCGGTGGCCCTGCTGCTCGCCCGTCACCTGCTCAACAGCGAAGCCGCCGGGGCCATCGCCGGGGGCGCGGCCTTCCTGGGCCACCTGTTCCCCGTCTGGCTGGGCTTCAAGGGCGGCAAGGGCGTCGCCACCTTCTTTGGCTTGCTGATCGCCGCCTGCTGGCCGCTTGGGCTGATGGCGGGCGCGGTCTGGATCGCCACCGCCTATGTGTTCCGCGTCTCCTCGCTGGGCGCGTTGGTCGCAGCGGTCGCCGCGCCGTTGATCGCTCTGATCCCCTGGCCCGCAGCCGGCCTGCCTGCGTCCCAGCCCGTGCTCGTTCTGGCGATCTTCACAGCCGTGCTGATCTGGATCCGCCACCACGAGAACATCGGCCGTCTGCTGAAGGGGACCGAACCCAGGATCGGCGGCAAGAAGGCGTGA
- the dprA gene encoding DNA-processing protein DprA, translated as MSLSAAERFARLRLARTDRVGPVAFSQLLARHGSAIAALDALPQIMRRSGGSLTPPPSERIEAELTAGERIGARLLVLGDPAYPAALAALDPPPPMLWTRGDAALLNRPCMAIVGARIASAGGQRLARGLAQQLGEAGHVVVSGLARGIDGAAHEGALPTGTVAVLGGGVDDIYPPEHRDLYARIIDQGCIVSESPVGARAQARDFPRRNRIISGLSRGVVVVEAEVRSGSLITARLAAEQGREVFAVPGSPLDPRARGPNELLRQGAVLCEGIEDIERAFAGLRTLREPGAPSPVSDEPFDPALLDRVAALLSPTPTPRDELARAAGAPVAQVAAALLELSLAGRAELLPGGLVSL; from the coding sequence GTGAGCCTGTCGGCCGCAGAGCGCTTTGCCCGGCTGCGGCTCGCCCGCACCGACCGCGTCGGTCCTGTCGCCTTCTCCCAGTTGCTGGCGCGGCACGGCTCGGCTATCGCCGCGCTCGACGCCTTGCCGCAGATCATGCGCCGCTCCGGCGGTTCCCTGACGCCGCCTCCGTCCGAGAGGATCGAGGCCGAACTGACGGCGGGCGAGCGCATCGGCGCGCGGCTGCTTGTCCTCGGCGATCCTGCCTACCCGGCCGCCCTCGCCGCCTTGGACCCGCCGCCGCCGATGCTGTGGACGCGAGGCGACGCGGCGTTGCTGAACCGCCCATGCATGGCCATCGTCGGCGCGCGCATCGCCTCGGCAGGGGGCCAGCGGCTCGCGCGCGGCCTGGCCCAGCAACTCGGAGAAGCCGGCCATGTCGTGGTGTCCGGGCTGGCGCGCGGCATCGACGGCGCGGCGCACGAGGGCGCCCTGCCCACCGGCACGGTCGCCGTCCTCGGCGGCGGCGTCGACGACATCTATCCGCCCGAGCATCGCGATCTGTACGCCCGCATCATCGACCAGGGCTGCATCGTCTCTGAAAGCCCGGTCGGCGCCCGCGCCCAAGCGCGCGACTTTCCCCGCCGCAACCGCATCATCTCGGGCCTGTCGCGCGGCGTGGTGGTGGTCGAGGCCGAGGTACGCTCAGGTTCGCTGATCACCGCCCGCCTCGCCGCCGAGCAGGGACGCGAGGTCTTCGCCGTGCCCGGCTCTCCGCTCGATCCCCGCGCGCGCGGCCCGAACGAACTGCTGCGGCAGGGCGCCGTCCTGTGTGAAGGGATCGAAGACATCGAGCGTGCCTTTGCGGGCCTGCGCACCCTGCGCGAGCCGGGCGCGCCGTCGCCCGTATCGGACGAGCCGTTCGACCCCGCCCTGCTGGACCGCGTCGCCGCCCTGCTCTCGCCCACGCCCACGCCTCGGGATGAGCTGGCGCGTGCGGCAGGCGCGCCTGTCGCCCAGGTGGCGGCGGCCTTGCTGGAGCTCAGCCTGGCCGGGCGCGCCGAAC